In Ovis canadensis isolate MfBH-ARS-UI-01 breed Bighorn chromosome 3, ARS-UI_OviCan_v2, whole genome shotgun sequence, one DNA window encodes the following:
- the PIP5KL1 gene encoding phosphatidylinositol 4-phosphate 5-kinase-like protein 1 isoform X6, whose amino-acid sequence MQSVFYPAGRISERYDIKGCEVSRWVEPAPEGSLLVLVLKDLNFQGKTINLGPQRSWFLRQMELDTAFLRELNVLDYSLLMAFQRLHEDERGPGSSLIFRTARSIRGAQSTEESGAQNRRLLPDSPNALHIVDGPEHRYFLGLVDLTTVYGLRKRLEQLWKTLRYPGRTFSTVSPACYARRLCQWVEAHTE is encoded by the exons ATGCAGAGCGTCTTCTACCCCGCCGGCCGCATCTCTGAGAG GTATGACATCAAGGGCTGCGAGGTGAGCCGTTGGGTGGAGCCCGCCCCTGAGGGCAGCCTCCTTGTTCTGGTGCTGAAAGACCTCAACTTTCAGGGCAAGACCATCAATTTGG GGCCCCAGCGGAGCTGGTTCCTCCGCCAGATGGAATTGGACACTGCCTTCCTCCGGGAGCTCAACGTACTGGATTACAGCCTCCTGATGGCCTTCCAGCGTCTTCATGAGGATGAGAGGGGCCCAGGCAGTAGCCTTATCTTCCGCACAGCCAG GTCTATACGAGGGGCGCAGAGCACTGAGGAGTCGGGAGCCCAGAACCGCCGGCTGCTGCCGGACTCCCCCAACGCCCTACACATCGTGGACGGGCCGGAGCATCGCTATTTCCTAGGCCTGGTGGACCTCACCACGGTCTATGGGCTCCGCAAGCGGCTGGAGCAACTGTGGAAGACGCTGCGCTACCCAGGCCGGACCTTCTCAACCGTCAGCCCGGCTTGCTACGCCCGTCGCCTCTGCCAGTGGGTGGAGGCGCACACCGAGTGA